From the genome of Apodemus sylvaticus chromosome 3, mApoSyl1.1, whole genome shotgun sequence, one region includes:
- the LOC127680055 gene encoding 60S ribosomal protein L36-like: MALRYPMAVGLNKGHKVTKNVSKPRHSRRRGRLTKHTKFVRDIIREVCGFAPYERRALELLKVSKDKRALKFIKKRVGTHMRAKRKHEELSKVLAAMKKAAAKKD, encoded by the coding sequence ATGGCCCTGCGCTACCCCATGGCCGTGGGCCTCAACAAGGGCCACAAGGTGACGAAGAACGTCAGCAAGCCGAGACACAGCCGGCGCCGGGGTCGCCTCACCAAGCACACCAAGTTCGTGAGGGACATTATCAGGGAGGTGTGCGGCTTCGCGCCCTATGAGCGGCGCGCCTTGGAGTTGCTCAAGGTATCCAAAGACAAGCGCGCGCTCAAGTTCATCAAGAAGAGGGTGGGCACGCACATGCGGGCCAAGAGAAAACACGAGGAGCTGAGCAAGGTGCTGGCAGCCATGAAGAAGGCGGCGGCCAAGAAGGATTGA